A stretch of the Malus domestica chromosome 08, GDT2T_hap1 genome encodes the following:
- the LOC103410500 gene encoding protein DETOXIFICATION 33 isoform X2, with protein sequence MDVGNDNQNTPLLVSNHSGHEDGGEKKVGFVKQYGIESKKLWKIAGPAIFTSLCQYSLGALTQTFAGFVGDLELAAVSIENSVIAGLAFGVMLGMGSALETLCGQAYGAGQIRMLGVYMQRSWIILLVTACAMVPIYVWSPPILKLFGETTEISEAAGRFALLMLPQLFAYALNFPIQKFLQAQRKVSVIAWISGAVLVEHAVLSWLLMIKLGWGLTGAAITLNASWWLIIIGQLLYIFITKSDGAWSGFSWLAFSDLWGFIKLSLASAVMLCLEFWYLMILLVITGRLKNPLIPVDAISICMNINGWDAMIAIGFNAAISVRVSNELGAGNSQMAKFAVIVVSTTSIAIGLVCMTVVLTTRDYFPYLFTSSVAVAKETTNLAILLGFTVLLNSLQPVLSGVAVGAGWQTLVAYINIGCYYIVGLPAGILLGFTFKFGVEGIWGGMIGGIVLQTMILIVVTSLTNWKKEADEAESRVRKWGGGGRDADM encoded by the exons ATGGACGTTGGCAATGACAACCAGAATACGCCTCTGCTGGTTTCCAACCACAGCGGCCATGAGGACGGCGGAGAGAAGAAAGTCGGATTTGTTAAGCAGTACGGTATCGAGTCCAAGAAGCTGTGGAAGATTGCCGGCCCTGCAATCTTCACCTCCCTCTGTCAGTACTCCTTGGGTGCCCTCACTCAGACCTTTGCCGGGTTTGTCGGTGACCTCGAGCTAGCCGCCGTCTCCATCGAGAATTCTGTCATCGCCGGACTCGCCTTCGGTGTCATG TTGGGTATGGGTAGTGCATTGGAGACGCTGTGTGGGCAAGCATACGGTGCGGGTCAGATCCGGATGTTAGGGGTGTACATGCAGCGATCGTGGATCATTCTGCTGGTGACAGCTTGCGCTATGGTCCCCATCTATGTGTGGTCCCCACCTATTCTCAAGCTATTTGGAGAGACCACCGAGATTTCTGAGGCCGCCG GAAGGTTTGCACTGTTGATGCTTCCACAGTTGTTCGCCTATGCCCTCAACTTTCCAATTCAAAAATTCTTACAAGCACAGAGGAAAGTTAGTGTGATAGCCTGGATCTCAGGTGCGGTACTTGTAGAACATGCAGTTCTCAGTTGGTTGCTGATGATTAAGCTCGGCTGGGGTCTAACTGGCGCAGCGATCACACTCAACGCTTCGTGGTGGCTCATCATTATTGGCCAGTTGCTCTACATCTTCATCACCAAGTCAGATGGTGCTTGGAGTGGGTTCTCTTGGCTTGCGTTTTCAGACTTGTGGGGATTCATTAAGCTTTCTTTAGCTTCTGCTGTCATGTTGTG CTTGGAATTCTGGTACTTGATGATTCTACTGGTTATAACCGGCCGTTTGAAGAACCCTTTGATCCCAGTTGATGCCATCTCTATTTG CATGAACATAAATGGATGGGATGCAATGATTGCAATAGGGTTTAATGCTGCAATCAG TGTTAGAGTATCAAATGAACTTGGAGCTGGTAATTCCCAGATGGCCAAATTCGCAGTGATAGTAGTTTCGACGACATCCATCGCTATAGGGCTCGTCTGCATGACCGTAGTCCTCACGACGAGAGATTATTTCCCCTACCTTTTCACCAGCAGTGTAGCCGTTGCGAAGGAAACTACTAACCTTGCAATATTGCTTGGATTCACAGTCCTTCTCAACAGCCTTCAACCAGTCTTATCTG GTGTTGCTGTTGGAGCTGGATGGCAAACTCTTGTTGCATACATCAACATTGGGTGTTACTACATTGTCGGATTGCCGGCCGGAATACTTCTCGGATTCACATTTAAATTTGGAGTCGAG GGTATCTGGGGAGGAATGATTGGTGGCATTGTCTTGCAAACCATGATCTTGATAGTGGTCACTTCCTTAACTAACTGGAAGAAAGAA GCTGATGAAGCGGAGAGCCGTGTAAGGAAGtggggaggaggaggaagagatgcAGATATGTAA
- the LOC103420933 gene encoding probable E3 ubiquitin-protein ligase ARI2: protein MVDEYYVSSDDEEYYDDEDDRQNLELLEYVENYDSLRPEVPTSKVISKESLLAAQKDDVQRAMDVLSLKEYHARTLLIHYRWDVDNVLAVLVEKGKDRLYAEAGVTLVEQDDHVSSQLSSEVMCGICMDEIPADQVTVMDCGHCFCNGCWTEHFIVKINDGQSRRIKCMAYKCNAICDEAVIRNLVSARDHSLAEKFERFLLESYIEDNRMVKWCPSVPHCGNAIRIEEDELCEVECACGVQFCFNCLAEAHSPCSCQMWKLWCQKCQDESETVNYIAVNTKPCPKCGKLVEKNGGCNLVSCLCGQPFCWLCGAPTGLNHTWDTIAGHSCGRFKEEEETKLERAKRDLFRYTHYFNRYQAHIDSLKLEATLKQSIQEKISHLEERESTYRDMSWATNALYRLFRSRQIISFSYPFAYYMFSEDICKNEMTAEERTIKQNLFEDQQQQLESNMEKLSLFIEEPFDEYSPDEIMELKMRILNLSTLTDNLCAKLYDCIEDDLLGSLKRTRHSIAPYKSNGVEKASELTVSRDTTTSNSESDLAASNAD from the exons ATGGTGGACGAGTATTACGTTAGTAGCGACGACGAGGAATATTACGACGACGAGGACGATCGCCAGAATCTTGAGCTGTTGGAATACGTTGAGAATTACGACTCCCTCCGCCCTGAGGTTCCGACGAGTAAG GTCATTTCAAAAGAATCTCTCTTGGCTGCGCAG AAGGACGACGTGCAGAGGGCAATGGATGTACTATCGTTGAAAGAATACCATGCCCGAACCTTACTCATCCATTACCGTTGGGATGTTGACAATGTGCTTGCGGTGCTTGTAGAGAAGGGGAAAGATAGATTGTATGCCGAAGCAGGTGTGACGTTGGTGGAGCAGGATGATCATGTTTCATCACAGTTGTCCTCTGAGGTAATGTGCGGTATTTGCATGGATGAAATTCCAGCTGATCAAGTGACAGTCATGGATTGCGGTCACTGCTTCTGCAACGGAT GTTGGACGGAGCATTTTATTGTGAAAATAAATGACGGGCAGAGTAGGCGCATTAAATGCATGGCATACAAGTGCAATGCCATTTGTGATGAAGCAGTAATCAGAAATCTAGTCAGTGCAAGGGATCATAGTCTGGCGGAGAAATTTGAGCGTTTTCTTCTGGAATCATATATTGAGGATAATAGAATGGTGAAATGGTGCCCAAGTGTTCCCCACTGCGGAAATGCTATACGCATTGAGGAAGATGAACTGTGCGAGGTTGAATGTGCATGTGGGGTTCAGTTCTGTTTTAACTGCTTAGCTGAAGCACACTCCCCATGTTCGTGCCAAATGTGGAAACTATGGTGTCAGAAGTGCCAAGATGAATCAGAGACGGTTAACTATATTGCAGTCAATACAAAGCCTTGCCCAAAGTGTGGCAAGCTGGTTGAGAAGAATGGAGGATGCAATCTAGTTTCGTGTCTCTGCGGACAACCATTTTG TTGGCTCTGCGGTGCCCCAACTGGTTTGAATCATACATGGGACACCATCGCGGGTCACAGTTGTGGGCGattcaaagaagaagaggagacgAAACTTGAACGGGCCAAGAGGGATTTATTTCGTTACACTCACTACTTCAACCGTTATCAAGCTCATATCGATTCCCTTAAGCTTGAAGCAACTCTGAAACAAAGCATACAAGAAAAAATATCGCATTTGGAAGAAAGAGAATCGACATATAGAGATATGAGCTGGGCGACCAATGCACTCTACAGACTCTTCAGATCAAGGCAGATTATTTCGTTTTCCTACCCGTTTGCATATTACATGTTTAGCGAAGACATATGCAAAAATGAAATGACGGCAGAAGAAAGGACCATAAAACAAAACTTATTTGAGgaccagcagcagcagcttgAGTCAAATATGGAGAAGCTTTCTTTGTTTATAGAGGAGCCTTTTGATGAGTATTCGCCGGATGAAATTATGGAGTTGAAAATGAGGATCTTAAATCTTTCTACGCTTACTGATAACCTCTGCGCAAAATT GTACGATTGCATCGAGGATGATTTGTTGGGTTCCCTCAAGAGGACAAGGCACAGCATTGCTCCTTACAAGTCAAATGGTGTGGAGAAAGCTTCAGAACTTACGGTTTCTAGGGACACCACAACCTCTAACTCTGAAAGTGATTTGGCCGCCTCCAACG CTGACTAG
- the LOC103410500 gene encoding protein DETOXIFICATION 33 isoform X1 — translation MQNMQPPFKRCTGDPKNASETGYLNHLKPPNSPHFPKYKHARSLSHSLTHTLSLSPLSSLLIKTFQTAAFELRHMEIGNDQNTPLLVSNHSGHEDGGEEKVGFVKQYGIESKKLWKIAGPAIFTSLCQYSLGALTQTFAGFVGDLELAAVSIENSVIAGLAFGVMLGMGSALETLCGQAYGAGQIRMLGVYMQRSWIILLVTACAMVPIYVWSPPILKLFGETTEISEAAGRFALLMLPQLFAYALNFPIQKFLQAQRKVSVIAWISGAVLVEHAVLSWLLMIKLGWGLTGAAITLNASWWLIIIGQLLYIFITKSDGAWSGFSWLAFSDLWGFIKLSLASAVMLCLEFWYLMILLVITGRLKNPLIPVDAISICMNINGWDAMIAIGFNAAISVRVSNELGAGNSQMAKFAVIVVSTTSIAIGLVCMTVVLTTRDYFPYLFTSSVAVAKETTNLAILLGFTVLLNSLQPVLSGVAVGAGWQTLVAYINIGCYYIVGLPAGILLGFTFKFGVEGIWGGMIGGIVLQTMILIVVTSLTNWKKEADEAESRVRKWGGGGRDADM, via the exons ATGCAAAATATGCAACCACCATTCAAACGATGTACTGGTGACCCAAAAAACGCATCAGAAACCGGATATCTCAACCACCTAAAACCCCCTAACTCTCCCCATTTTCCCAAATATAAACACGCAagatctctctctcactctctaacacacacactctctctctctcctctctcctctcttctaATTAAAACTTTTCAAACTGCTGCTTTTGAGCTGAGACACATGGAAATTGGCAATGACCAGAATACGCCTCTCCTGGTTTCCAACCACAGCGGCCATGAGGACGGCGGAGAGGAGAAAGTCGGATTTGTTAAGCAGTACGGTATCGAGTCCAAGAAGCTGTGGAAGATTGCCGGCCCTGCAATCTTCACCTCCCTCTGTCAGTACTCCTTGGGTGCCCTCACCCAGACCTTTGCCGGGTTTGTCGGTGACCTCGAGCTAGCCGCCGTCTCCATCGAGAATTCTGTCATCGCCGGACTCGCTTTCGGTGTCATG TTGGGTATGGGTAGTGCATTGGAGACGCTGTGTGGGCAAGCATACGGTGCGGGTCAGATCCGGATGTTAGGGGTGTACATGCAGCGATCGTGGATCATTCTGCTGGTGACAGCTTGCGCTATGGTCCCCATCTATGTGTGGTCCCCACCTATTCTCAAGCTATTTGGAGAGACCACCGAGATTTCTGAGGCCGCCG GAAGGTTTGCACTGTTGATGCTTCCACAGTTGTTCGCCTATGCCCTCAACTTTCCAATTCAAAAATTCTTACAAGCACAGAGGAAAGTTAGTGTGATAGCCTGGATCTCAGGTGCGGTACTTGTAGAACATGCAGTTCTCAGTTGGTTGCTGATGATTAAGCTCGGCTGGGGTCTAACTGGCGCAGCGATCACACTCAACGCTTCGTGGTGGCTCATCATTATTGGCCAGTTGCTCTACATCTTCATCACCAAGTCAGATGGTGCTTGGAGTGGGTTCTCTTGGCTTGCGTTTTCAGACTTGTGGGGATTCATTAAGCTTTCTTTAGCTTCTGCTGTCATGTTGTG CTTGGAATTCTGGTACTTGATGATTCTACTGGTTATAACCGGCCGTTTGAAGAACCCTTTGATCCCAGTTGATGCCATCTCTATTTG CATGAACATAAATGGATGGGATGCAATGATTGCAATAGGGTTTAATGCTGCAATCAG TGTTAGAGTATCAAATGAACTTGGAGCTGGTAATTCCCAGATGGCCAAATTCGCAGTGATAGTAGTTTCGACGACATCCATCGCTATAGGGCTCGTCTGCATGACCGTAGTCCTCACGACGAGAGATTATTTCCCCTACCTTTTCACCAGCAGTGTAGCCGTTGCGAAGGAAACTACTAACCTTGCAATATTGCTTGGATTCACAGTCCTTCTCAACAGCCTTCAACCAGTCTTATCTG GTGTTGCTGTTGGAGCTGGATGGCAAACTCTTGTTGCATACATCAACATTGGGTGTTACTACATTGTCGGATTGCCGGCCGGAATACTTCTCGGATTCACATTTAAATTTGGAGTCGAG GGTATCTGGGGAGGAATGATTGGTGGCATTGTCTTGCAAACCATGATCTTGATAGTGGTCACTTCCTTAACTAACTGGAAGAAAGAA GCTGATGAAGCGGAGAGCCGTGTAAGGAAGtggggaggaggaggaagagatgcAGATATGTAA